In the genome of Vanacampus margaritifer isolate UIUO_Vmar chromosome 1, RoL_Vmar_1.0, whole genome shotgun sequence, one region contains:
- the qrsl1 gene encoding glutamyl-tRNA(Gln) amidotransferase subunit A, mitochondrial → MLNLTLREVSIALREGKISPTELCRKCLNRIKQNQHLNAYITVTEDLALKQAYEAETRLLRGTPKGPLDGIPFAVKDNFCTKNVKTTCASRMLKDYTPPYNATVVQKLFDQGAVLLGKTNMDEFAMGSGSTDGAFGPVRNPWSYASPYGERTGAVPDSDWVISGGSSGGSAAAVASLTSYFALGSDTGGSTRNPGALSGVVALKPTYGLLSRHGLIPLVNSFDVPGIVTRSASDAAIILGILQGLDTKDSTTVPAPPSSTELPENFDVKNLRIGVPKEFHAPGLSEETAAQWSRVADMFEKEGARVEQVFLPHSPFSIACYHILCCAEVASNMARFDGLQFGHRSGVNSSTEAMYATTRHEGFNDVVRSRILSGNYFLLKQNFEHYFVKAQKVRRLIAADFNRVFGSGVDVLLTPTTLSDAARYADFTQEDNRTRSAQEDIFTVPANTAGLPAVSVPTTLSRRGLPIGLQLIGPAFRDKKLLSVAQWIEQRVGFPSISDFEESNGHSSSYNISFAGGHR, encoded by the exons ATGCTCAACCTCACTTTACGAGAG GTTTCCATTGCACTCAGAGAGGGAAAGATCTCTCCAACTGAGCTGTGTAGAAAGTGTTTGAACCGCATCAAGCAGAACCAGCATCTAAATGCGTACATCACAGTGACAGAAGACCTAGCCTTAAAGCAGGCTTATGAAGCAGAGACCAGACTCCTACGAG GCACCCCTAAAGGTCCTCTGGATGGAATCCCTTTTGCAGTCAAAGACAACTTTTGCACGAAAAACGTCAAGACCACATGTGCTTCACGTATGCTTAAAG ACTACACTCCACCATACAATGCCACAGTAGTCCAGAAGCTGTTTGACCAAGGAGCTGTTCTCCTTGGGAAGACCAACATGGACGAGTTTGCTATGGG TTCGGGAAGTACCGATGGTGCATTTGGACCAGTCAGGAACCCGTGGAGCTACGCTTCGCCCTACGGTGAGCGTACAGGAGCGGTACCGGACTCTGACTGGGTTATCTCTGGAGGAAGTTCAGGAGGAAGTGCAGCAGCTGTGGCCTCTCTGACCAGTTACTT CGCTTTAGGCTCGGACACAGGTGGTTCCACCCGTAACCCCGGCGCGCTGAGTGGCGTTGTGGCTTTGAAGCCAACGTATGGGCTGCTGTCGAGACATGGCCTCATACCTCTGGTTAACTCCTTTGATGTTCCAGGCATTGTGACACGAAGTGCCAGCGATGCAGCCATTATTTTAG GTATTCTCCAAGGCCTTGACACAAAAGACTCCACCACAGTTCCTGCACCCCCATCGTCAACAGAGCTGCCTGAAAACTTTGACGTCAAGAACCTCCGCATAGGAGTTCCAAAG GAGTTCCACGCCCCTGGACTGTCCGAGGAGACGGCGGCACAGTGGAGTCGGGTCGCCGACATGTTTGAGAAAGAGGGTGCGCGTGTGGAGCAAGTGTTCCTCCCCCACAGCCCGTTCTCCATTGCGTGTTACCACATCCTGTGCTGTGCTGAGGTGGCATCGAACATGGCGCGCTTCGATGGCCTGCAGTTTG GCCATCGTAGCGGAGTGAACAGTTCCACAGAGGCCATGTATGCCACCACACGACATGAGGGTTTCAATGACGTTGTGAGAAGCAGAATATTATCTGGAAACTACTTCTTGCTCAAACA AAACTTCGAGCACTACTTTGTGAAAGCCCAGAAGGTTCGTCGGCTGATTGCGGCCGATTTCAATCGCGTGTTCGGCTCGGGTGTTGACGTACTGTTGACACCCACCACTCTCTCAGATGCCGCACGTTACGCTGACTTCACACAAGAAGACAACCGAACACGAAGCGCGCAGGAGGATATCTTCACCGTTCCCGCCAACACGGCAG GTCTCCCCGCTGTTTCTGTGCCAACTACCTTATCCAGAAGAGGCCTTCCCATTGGCTTACAGCTCATAGGCCCCGCCTTCCGAGACAAGAAGCTGCTTAGTGTTGCCCAGTGGATCGAACAAAGGGTTGGATTTCCCTCCATCAGTGACTTTGAGGAATCCAACGGGCACAGTTCCAGTTACAATATTAGCTTTGCGGGGGGGCACAGATGA
- the rtn4ip1 gene encoding NAD(P)H oxidoreductase RTN4IP1, mitochondrial: MAALRRVMDSRWLFHRGISRTSASRFFKTSSSCRTVMPAWVIDKYGGNDVLRFTKDARFPIINYPNEVIVKVCAAGLNPIDVSMRGGYGAATMSMKRDPLNLNQTENEFPLILGRDVSGVIMECGLDVKYFRERDEVWAAIPPWKRGSLAEFVVLSANEVSLKPKSLSHADAAAIPYVANTTWSALVNTGGLTKDNCAKKRVLILGGSGGVGTFAIQMLKAWGAHVTVTCSQNAERFVRGLGADHVVDYTAGPVEVPLAALDKFDLVLDNVGGSTERWALNLLKPWSGAKYVTLVTPFLQNTDTMGIADGMLKTAVIVASKALKHLAKGVHYRWGFFAPSGLALDEIREMVDAGQIHAVVEETFTFAQVPQAFAKVEKGHARGKTVVQIDKLDT; the protein is encoded by the exons ATGGCAGCTCTTAGACGTGTCATGGACAGTAGGTGGTTATTTCACCGTGGCATTTCAAGAACATCAGCATCCAGATTTTTCAAGACCTCCAGCAGCTGCAGAACTGTCATGCCCGCATGGGTCATTGATAAATATGGTGGCAATGATGTTTTGCGGTTCACCAAAGATGCCAGATTCCCCATCATCAACTACCCTAATGAGGTTATTGTCAAGGTGTGTGCAGCAGGACTGAACCCAATTGACGTCAGCATGAGAG GTGGCTATGGTGCTGCTACCATGTCCATGAAGCGAGACCCTCTGAACTTGAATCAGACGGAAAATGAGTTCCCGCTCATCCTGGGGAGGGACGTGTCTGGGGTTATCATGGAGTGTGGCCTGGATGTGAAGTACTTCCGAGAAAGGGATGAG GTGTGGGCTGCCATCCCACCGTGGAAGCGCGGAAGCTTGGCTGAGTTTGTTGTGCTGAGTGCCAATGAG GTATCCCTCAAACCAAAGTCACTTAGCCACGCAGATGCTGCAGCCATCCCTTACGTAGCAAACACGACCTGGTCAGCGCTCGTCAACACCGGCGGGCTCACAAAAGACAACTGTGCCAAGAAACG TGTTTTGATCCTCGGTGGGTCTGGTGGAGTGGGAACATTTGCCATTCAG ATGCTGAAAGCGTGGGGAGCTCATGTGACCGTAACATGCTCCCAGAATGCTGAGCGCTTTGTCAGGGGGCTCGGAGCGGACCACGTGGTGGACTACACGGCCGGACCTGTTGAAGTGCCGCTCGCTGCCCTGGACAA ATTTGACCTGGTCCTGGATAACGTTGGAGGCAGCACAGAACGCTGGGCGCTGAATCTGCTCAAGCCATGGAGCGGCGCCAAGTACGTCACCCTCGTTACGCCCTTCCTCCAAAACACTGACACGATGGGGATTGCTGATGGAATGTTGAAGACTGCCGTCATTGTAGCCAGTAAAGCCCTCAAG CACCTCGCTAAGGGAGTCCACTACCGTTGGGGATTCTTTGCACCGAGCGGTCTAGCACTGGATGAAATAAGGGAGATGGTAGATGCAGGCCAG ATCCATGCAGTTGTAGAAGAAACGTTCACCTTTGCGCAGGTTCCTCAGGCCTTTGCGAAAGTGGAGAAGGGTCACGCCCGAGGAAAGACTGTGGTCCAGATCGACAAGTTGGATACATGA